In a single window of the Gossypium hirsutum isolate 1008001.06 chromosome D02, Gossypium_hirsutum_v2.1, whole genome shotgun sequence genome:
- the LOC107908983 gene encoding homoserine kinase: protein MAICFQFQSPLKPITFPSSTTKRVPIFKCKASFSTTTTTELEPVFTSVKSFAPATVANLGPGFDFLGAAVDGLGDFVSLSIDPSVSPGHVTISEISGSSKLSPNPLFNCAGIAAIATMKMLNVRSFGLSLKLEKGLPLGSGLGSSAASAAAAAVAVNELFGAKLGVDHLVLAGLESEAKVSGYHADNIAPAVMGGFVLIKSYDPLELKPLIFPQNQELFFILASPEFEAPTKKMRAALPAEIGMPHHVWNCSQAGALVASVLEGDVVGLGKALSSDKIVEPKRAPLIPGMEAVKKAAIKAGAFGCTISGAGPTAVAVIDNEEEGKKIGQKMVDAFLEEGHLRSVAMVKKLDRVGARLIEGVPR from the coding sequence ATGGCGATCTGCTTCCAATTTCAATCCCCTCTAAAACCCATTACCTTTCCTTCATCCACCACCAAAAGGGTCCCCATTTTCAAATGCAAAGCCTCGTTTTCCACCACCACTACTACAGAGCTCGAGCCTGTCTTCACCTCCGTCAAGTCCTTCGCTCCCGCCACGGTAGCCAATCTCGGCCCAGGTTTTGACTTCCTCGGCGCTGCCGTTGATGGTCTAGGCGACTTCGTTTCCCTCAGCATCGACCCTTCTGTCAGCCCCGGTCATGTCACCATCTCTGAGATCTCTGGGTCCTCTAAACTCTCTCCCAATCCTCTCTTCAACTGTGCCGGCATCGCTGCCATTGCCACTATGAAAATGTTGAATGTTCGCTCTTTCGGCCTTTCACTCAAACTCGAAAAGGGCTTACCTTTGGGCAGTGGACTCGGTTCCAGCGCCGCTTCCGCCGCCGCCGCTGCAGTGGCGGTCAACGAGCTCTTCGGTGCTAAACTCGGAGTTGATCACCTGGTTCTCGCTGGGTTAGAATCCGAAGCTAAAGTTTCCGGCTATCACGCCGATAATATCGCTCCTGCAGTTATGGGTGGTTTCGTCCTAATCAAAAGCTACGATCCTCTAGAGTTAAAGCCCCTGATTTTCCCCCAGAATCAAGAACTGTTTTTCATCTTGGCCAGCCCGGAATTCGAGGCCCCCACCAAGAAAATGCGTGCGGCTTTGCCCGCCGAAATTGGGATGCCGCACCACGTCTGGAATTGCAGCCAAGCGGGTGCACTGGTAGCATCGGTGTTGGAGGGCGACGTCGTGGGGTTAGGGAAAGCATTGTCGTCGGACAAGATCGTGGAGCCTAAACGAGCACCCCTGATTCCGGGGATGGAAGCTGTGAAGAAGGCGGCTATCAAGGCCGGAGCTTTCGGGTGTACTATTAGTGGTGCTGGGCCGACGGCGGTGGCTGTGATAGACAATGAAGAGGAAGGGAAGAAGATTGGGCAAAAAATGGTGGATGCGTTTTTAGAAGAAGGGCATTTGAGATCGGTGGCAATGGTTAAAAAGCTGGATAGAGTTGGGGCTAGGCTTATTGAAGGTGTCCCCAGATGA